Proteins co-encoded in one Salvia splendens isolate huo1 chromosome 4, SspV2, whole genome shotgun sequence genomic window:
- the LOC121798841 gene encoding auxin response factor 18-like isoform X1, whose product MAHADGLISGGSHERGVGGDDLYTELWKACAGPLVDVPRVGERVYYFPQGHMEQLEASTNQELNQQIPHFNLPPKILCRVVYIQLKAEPETDEVYAQITLQPEPDQTEPTSPDPSPPDPPKPSVQSFCKILTASDTSTHGGFSVLRKHANECIPPLDMSQPTPTQDLVAKDLHGYEWRFKHIFRGQPRRHLLTTGWSMFVTSKRLAAGDCFVFLRGDNGELRVGIRHLARHQSSMPPSVISSQSMHLGVLATASHAITTQTLFVVYYKPRTSQFIIGLNKYLEAMKHGFSVGMRFKMRFEGEDSPERRFTGTITGFGDFSSQWTESAWRSLKVQWDEPATILRPDRVSLWEIEPFVASASVDASQPAMKIKRPRPLDLPLNETTTASAASPVWYQKSTTSLELSHLTSNSDVQSSEKQVFWPPKQKDHHCSLPSGSLSLFRESTNDNKNVLLHYALPNYHSPVSSGTSNCPDHIKRSETAPACRLFGFDLRNNSNKIPPPLETEAPFPRPSTIPDCDLPPKRPETDEKPGVDLLASSKERHDAQMEAHPNDTQGPQDYVSSSRTRIKVQMQGIAVGRGMDLSAFRGYDDLLEELESMFDIKGELRPRRKWEVVYTDNEGDMMLVGDDPWKEFCKMAKKICIYSSDEVKKMRPRCKLPISSSECEATTIISSESQPKLEA is encoded by the exons ATGGCGCATGCTGATGGCCTGATAAGTGGAGGCTCTCATGAAAGAG GTGTGGGAGGTGATGATCTGTACACAGAGCTATGGAAGGCATGCGCGGGGCCTTTGGTGGATGTTCCTCGTGTGGGAGAAAGAGTTTACTACTTTCCTCAAGGTCACATGGAACAA TTAGAGGCATCCACAAATCAGGAACTGAATCAACAAATCCCTCATTTCAATCTCCCTCCTAAGATCCTTTGCCGTGTTGTTTACATTCAGTTAAAG GCTGAGCCAGAAACAGATGAAGTTTATGCCCAGATCACTTTGCAGCCGGAACCAGAT CAAACTGAGCCCACGAGCCCGGATCCATCCCCACCGGATCCTCCAAAGCCATCTGTTCAATCTTTTTGTAAGATTTTGACAGCATCTGATACAAGCACACATGGGGGTTTCTCTGTCCTTCGGAAGCATGCAAATGAATGCATTCCTCCATTA GATATGAGCCAACCAACCCCAACCCAGGATTTGGTTGCCAAAGATCTACATGGCTACGAGTGGCGTTTCAAGCACATATTCAGAG GTCAACCGAGGAGACACTTACTTACTACTGGATGGAGTATGTTTGTCACCTCAAAGAGATTGGCTGCTGGTGATTGCTTTGTTTTCTTGAG GGGTGATAATGGGGAATTGCGTGTTGGCATACGCCACCTTGCTCGACATCAGAGCTCAATGCCACCCTCTGTCATTTCCAGCCAAAGCATGCATCTTGGCGTGCTTGCAACTGCATCACATGCTATTACAACACAAACCTTATTCGTGGTCTACTACAAACCACG GACAAGTCAGTTCATTATCGGGCTGAATAAATACCTAGAGGCTATGAAACATGGATTTTCAGTCGGCATGCGTTTCAAAATGAGATTTGAAGGAGAAGATTCACCCGAGAGAAG GTTCACAGGCACTATTACTGGATTTGGAGACTTCTCTTCACAGTGGACTGAATCTGCATGGCGTTCGCTCAAG GTGCAATGGGACGAACCTGCGACTATACTGCGGCCAGACAGAGTCTCACTATGGGAGATCGAGCCCTTTGTAGCTTCGGCTTCTGTTGATGCATCACAACCAGCTATGAAAATCAAAAGGCCTCGACCTCTTGATCTACCTCTTAACG AAACTACTACTGCTTCTGCTGCATCTCCTGTCTGGTATCAGAAATCAACCACGTCCCTCGAACTGAGCCACCTAACTAGTAATTCCGACGTTCAAAGCAGCGAAAAACAAGTTTTCTGGCCTCCTAAGCAGAAAGATCATCATTGCAGCCTCCCAAGTGGTTCTCTGAGCTTGTTTCGAGAATCTACAAACGACAACAAAAATGTTTTGTTACATTATGCTCTTCCTAATTATCACTCTCCTGTGTCATCAGGGACAAGTAATTGTCCAGACCATATAAAAAGGTCAGAGACTGCACCTGCATGCCGTTTATTTGGCTTTGATTTGAGGAACAACTCGAACAAAATCCCCCCTCCATTGGAAACGGAAGCCCCTTTTCCTCGTCCAAGCACTATCCCGGACTGTGACTTGCCGCCTAAGAGGCCTGAAACTGATGAGAAACCAGGCGTCGACCTTTTGGCTTCATCAAAGGAAAGACACGATGCTCAAATGGAGGCCCATCCGAACGATACTCAGGGACCACAGGATTATGTTTCATCTTCAAGAACTCGGATCAAG GTTCAAATGCAAGGGATTGCTGTGGGGCGTGGTATGGACTTGTCTGCTTTTCGTGGCTATGATGATCTCCTTGAGGAACTGGAGAGTATGTTTGATATCAAGGGAGAGCTTCGCCCTCGCAGAAAATGGGAGGTGGTTTACACCGACAATGAGGGAGACATGATGCTCGTGGGAGATGATCCTTGGAA GGAATTCTGTAAGATGGCTAAGAAGATTTGCATCTATTCTAGTGATGAAGTGAAGAAGATGAGGCCGAGATGCAAGCTTCCTATATCATCATCAGAATGCGAAGCCACAACAATCATAAGTTCAGAATCACAACCTAAGTTAGAAGCATGA
- the LOC121798841 gene encoding auxin response factor 18-like isoform X2: MFSLCFSVFGVGGDDLYTELWKACAGPLVDVPRVGERVYYFPQGHMEQLEASTNQELNQQIPHFNLPPKILCRVVYIQLKAEPETDEVYAQITLQPEPDQTEPTSPDPSPPDPPKPSVQSFCKILTASDTSTHGGFSVLRKHANECIPPLDMSQPTPTQDLVAKDLHGYEWRFKHIFRGQPRRHLLTTGWSMFVTSKRLAAGDCFVFLRGDNGELRVGIRHLARHQSSMPPSVISSQSMHLGVLATASHAITTQTLFVVYYKPRTSQFIIGLNKYLEAMKHGFSVGMRFKMRFEGEDSPERRFTGTITGFGDFSSQWTESAWRSLKVQWDEPATILRPDRVSLWEIEPFVASASVDASQPAMKIKRPRPLDLPLNETTTASAASPVWYQKSTTSLELSHLTSNSDVQSSEKQVFWPPKQKDHHCSLPSGSLSLFRESTNDNKNVLLHYALPNYHSPVSSGTSNCPDHIKRSETAPACRLFGFDLRNNSNKIPPPLETEAPFPRPSTIPDCDLPPKRPETDEKPGVDLLASSKERHDAQMEAHPNDTQGPQDYVSSSRTRIKVQMQGIAVGRGMDLSAFRGYDDLLEELESMFDIKGELRPRRKWEVVYTDNEGDMMLVGDDPWKEFCKMAKKICIYSSDEVKKMRPRCKLPISSSECEATTIISSESQPKLEA, from the exons ATGTTTTCATTATGTTTCAGTGTTTTTG GTGTGGGAGGTGATGATCTGTACACAGAGCTATGGAAGGCATGCGCGGGGCCTTTGGTGGATGTTCCTCGTGTGGGAGAAAGAGTTTACTACTTTCCTCAAGGTCACATGGAACAA TTAGAGGCATCCACAAATCAGGAACTGAATCAACAAATCCCTCATTTCAATCTCCCTCCTAAGATCCTTTGCCGTGTTGTTTACATTCAGTTAAAG GCTGAGCCAGAAACAGATGAAGTTTATGCCCAGATCACTTTGCAGCCGGAACCAGAT CAAACTGAGCCCACGAGCCCGGATCCATCCCCACCGGATCCTCCAAAGCCATCTGTTCAATCTTTTTGTAAGATTTTGACAGCATCTGATACAAGCACACATGGGGGTTTCTCTGTCCTTCGGAAGCATGCAAATGAATGCATTCCTCCATTA GATATGAGCCAACCAACCCCAACCCAGGATTTGGTTGCCAAAGATCTACATGGCTACGAGTGGCGTTTCAAGCACATATTCAGAG GTCAACCGAGGAGACACTTACTTACTACTGGATGGAGTATGTTTGTCACCTCAAAGAGATTGGCTGCTGGTGATTGCTTTGTTTTCTTGAG GGGTGATAATGGGGAATTGCGTGTTGGCATACGCCACCTTGCTCGACATCAGAGCTCAATGCCACCCTCTGTCATTTCCAGCCAAAGCATGCATCTTGGCGTGCTTGCAACTGCATCACATGCTATTACAACACAAACCTTATTCGTGGTCTACTACAAACCACG GACAAGTCAGTTCATTATCGGGCTGAATAAATACCTAGAGGCTATGAAACATGGATTTTCAGTCGGCATGCGTTTCAAAATGAGATTTGAAGGAGAAGATTCACCCGAGAGAAG GTTCACAGGCACTATTACTGGATTTGGAGACTTCTCTTCACAGTGGACTGAATCTGCATGGCGTTCGCTCAAG GTGCAATGGGACGAACCTGCGACTATACTGCGGCCAGACAGAGTCTCACTATGGGAGATCGAGCCCTTTGTAGCTTCGGCTTCTGTTGATGCATCACAACCAGCTATGAAAATCAAAAGGCCTCGACCTCTTGATCTACCTCTTAACG AAACTACTACTGCTTCTGCTGCATCTCCTGTCTGGTATCAGAAATCAACCACGTCCCTCGAACTGAGCCACCTAACTAGTAATTCCGACGTTCAAAGCAGCGAAAAACAAGTTTTCTGGCCTCCTAAGCAGAAAGATCATCATTGCAGCCTCCCAAGTGGTTCTCTGAGCTTGTTTCGAGAATCTACAAACGACAACAAAAATGTTTTGTTACATTATGCTCTTCCTAATTATCACTCTCCTGTGTCATCAGGGACAAGTAATTGTCCAGACCATATAAAAAGGTCAGAGACTGCACCTGCATGCCGTTTATTTGGCTTTGATTTGAGGAACAACTCGAACAAAATCCCCCCTCCATTGGAAACGGAAGCCCCTTTTCCTCGTCCAAGCACTATCCCGGACTGTGACTTGCCGCCTAAGAGGCCTGAAACTGATGAGAAACCAGGCGTCGACCTTTTGGCTTCATCAAAGGAAAGACACGATGCTCAAATGGAGGCCCATCCGAACGATACTCAGGGACCACAGGATTATGTTTCATCTTCAAGAACTCGGATCAAG GTTCAAATGCAAGGGATTGCTGTGGGGCGTGGTATGGACTTGTCTGCTTTTCGTGGCTATGATGATCTCCTTGAGGAACTGGAGAGTATGTTTGATATCAAGGGAGAGCTTCGCCCTCGCAGAAAATGGGAGGTGGTTTACACCGACAATGAGGGAGACATGATGCTCGTGGGAGATGATCCTTGGAA GGAATTCTGTAAGATGGCTAAGAAGATTTGCATCTATTCTAGTGATGAAGTGAAGAAGATGAGGCCGAGATGCAAGCTTCCTATATCATCATCAGAATGCGAAGCCACAACAATCATAAGTTCAGAATCACAACCTAAGTTAGAAGCATGA